Proteins from a single region of Punica granatum isolate Tunisia-2019 chromosome 8, ASM765513v2, whole genome shotgun sequence:
- the LOC116188642 gene encoding chromatin modification-related protein MEAF6 isoform X1: protein MESEGQKGTGNPSAMMASLLSKRAKLQEELRNIEKQVYEMETSYLQDPGQCGNVLKGFDGFLSASKSTALLKRSRKFQPEDRLFSLSSITSPAAEELAGGRDDGRSEYGSGRSKGGIYANGQGKPKKGRLAPRDVKRMRPSEQDFDYEDDPDLTS from the exons ATGGAATCTGAAG GGCAAAAAGGGACTGGCAATCCATCAGCAATGATGGCCTCTCTGCTGAGCAAACGAGCAAAGCTTCAGGAAGAGCTTCGGAACATCGAAAAGCAG GTTTATGAAATGGAGACGAGTTATTTGCAGGATCCTGGTCAATGTGGGAATGTACTGAAAGGTTTTGATGGGTTCCTATCTGCATCTAAGAGTACTGCACT TTTGAAGCGGTCTCGGAAATTTCAGCCAGAAGATAGGCTTTTCTCTTTATCTTCAATTACCTCGCCAGCT GCCGAGGAGCTTGCAGGTGGTAGAGACG ACGGGAGATCAGAATATGGTTCCGGGAGGTCCAAGGGTGGTATATATGCCAATGGCCA GGGGAAGCCAAAGAAAGGCAGGCTTGCCCCTAGGGATGTCAAGAGGATGAGACCCAGTGAACAAGATTTTGACTACGAGGATGATCCTGATTTGACTTCATGA
- the LOC116188642 gene encoding chromatin modification-related protein MEAF6 isoform X2: MESEGTGNPSAMMASLLSKRAKLQEELRNIEKQVYEMETSYLQDPGQCGNVLKGFDGFLSASKSTALLKRSRKFQPEDRLFSLSSITSPAAEELAGGRDDGRSEYGSGRSKGGIYANGQGKPKKGRLAPRDVKRMRPSEQDFDYEDDPDLTS, from the exons ATGGAATCTGAAG GGACTGGCAATCCATCAGCAATGATGGCCTCTCTGCTGAGCAAACGAGCAAAGCTTCAGGAAGAGCTTCGGAACATCGAAAAGCAG GTTTATGAAATGGAGACGAGTTATTTGCAGGATCCTGGTCAATGTGGGAATGTACTGAAAGGTTTTGATGGGTTCCTATCTGCATCTAAGAGTACTGCACT TTTGAAGCGGTCTCGGAAATTTCAGCCAGAAGATAGGCTTTTCTCTTTATCTTCAATTACCTCGCCAGCT GCCGAGGAGCTTGCAGGTGGTAGAGACG ACGGGAGATCAGAATATGGTTCCGGGAGGTCCAAGGGTGGTATATATGCCAATGGCCA GGGGAAGCCAAAGAAAGGCAGGCTTGCCCCTAGGGATGTCAAGAGGATGAGACCCAGTGAACAAGATTTTGACTACGAGGATGATCCTGATTTGACTTCATGA
- the LOC116188642 gene encoding chromatin modification-related protein MEAF6 isoform X3 encodes MMASLLSKRAKLQEELRNIEKQVYEMETSYLQDPGQCGNVLKGFDGFLSASKSTALLKRSRKFQPEDRLFSLSSITSPAAEELAGGRDDGRSEYGSGRSKGGIYANGQGKPKKGRLAPRDVKRMRPSEQDFDYEDDPDLTS; translated from the exons ATGATGGCCTCTCTGCTGAGCAAACGAGCAAAGCTTCAGGAAGAGCTTCGGAACATCGAAAAGCAG GTTTATGAAATGGAGACGAGTTATTTGCAGGATCCTGGTCAATGTGGGAATGTACTGAAAGGTTTTGATGGGTTCCTATCTGCATCTAAGAGTACTGCACT TTTGAAGCGGTCTCGGAAATTTCAGCCAGAAGATAGGCTTTTCTCTTTATCTTCAATTACCTCGCCAGCT GCCGAGGAGCTTGCAGGTGGTAGAGACG ACGGGAGATCAGAATATGGTTCCGGGAGGTCCAAGGGTGGTATATATGCCAATGGCCA GGGGAAGCCAAAGAAAGGCAGGCTTGCCCCTAGGGATGTCAAGAGGATGAGACCCAGTGAACAAGATTTTGACTACGAGGATGATCCTGATTTGACTTCATGA
- the LOC116215876 gene encoding uncharacterized protein LOC116215876, producing MAAKITCRSRAKDLLEEIDLPRVILEAHPVGGDRIVLGLLRLPRFDIGALRRRANFRSNIRQLLPFFAFIFQIWCALSRGEPADTWVRACFIVCLLLVTIICSLLIELSQSRNFGLAEEQRRLVRYVGWAQEAGMAIVTAGMIWWILCLPFDIDSSIGGSSGSPT from the exons ATGGCCGCGAAGATCACCTGCAG ATCTCGTGCCAAGGACCTCTTAGAAGAGATTGATCTTCCTCGTGTAATTCTTGAG GCTCATCCTGTTGGAGGAGACAGAATAGTCCTTGGTCTTCTAAGACTTCCCAGATTTGACAT AGGAGCCCTTAGGAGGAGAGCCAACTTCAGATCAAACATACGACAGCTGCTTCCGTTCTTTGCTTTTATATTTCAGATATGGTGTGCTCTCAGTCGAGGCGAGCCGGCTGATACTTGGGTTCGAGCATGCTTTATTGTCTGCCTTCTATTGGTGACCATAATCTGCTCCCTACTGATCGAGTTATCCCAGTCCAGAAATTTTGGACTTGCTGAAGAACAGAGAAGACTAGTGCGCTATGTGGGATGGGCTCAGGAGGCTGGCATGGCAATTGTGACCGCGGGGATGATATGGTGGATCCTTTGTTTGCCCTTTGACATTGATTCATCGATAGGAGGTAGCTCGGGCTCACCAACTTAA